The DNA segment AGCAGGCTGCCAACACCAATCCCTGGCCTCATGTCCTCTTAGATAAAAATATTCCAACGAGTTATATAGATTTAAAATTCAGGAAAAAGAGTGTTGGTATTGGATTGATTGGcacaactaacgattattttcttcattgagtaatcatttagtctatgaATTGTAAAAAGTAATAAGTGTAATATATTCAATAAACTATCATGTATGATgaggaaaaacagcaaatcttcacatttgagaatcatatgtttttggcatttttgctggTTAACTTAACAAAATAGTGCTTCTTCAtgatcattgcagctctatGTACAGTACACTACTAAGTATCATTATACACCTGAGTTGATCTTAGTCAGTAGAGTCTTGTGTAAACAACATAGTTAAGCTGAATAAGCTGGAGGGAGAGGTGTAATGGTTTTAGAGGCGGGTTGTATACACTGGGTCCATTTATACCTGTACATGGCAAAACACAGCACAGATTCATCTCTTCATAGACATCTTTTACCCCTCGGGGTGGATGCTTTCAACAAGAGACTGCCTCATATTGCAGGAATTATTCAGGACTGGTTTGAGGAACTTTCAGGTAAAGTCTGAAAGAAACATCCACCCTTAAACTTCAGGATATTGCTTGAAACACTATTTGGTTAGTTTGCTCTAACATGCGTTTTTATCTTTGTGATCATTTCATATTTGCTCATATTGTCAAAAATCCTTTGTTGGGAGTTTTTCTGAGTCTGACAGTCAATGCTGAACGTTCTTCTTTTAAGGCCGAGCTTTTCCATTGCTGTAGTGATGCGTGTGTCCCATCTGGTGTAGTTGGGAGCCTTTAGCTgaaccccctccctctcctgttgctgtctccccaccaccaccaccaccaccaccaccaaagaCCTCCACCAACGCCACCTCCTTCCTcgtccacctcctcttcctccctccggcCGCCCCTGTGATGCCTCCCTCGTGCTGTGGCTGCCTGTCACAGTACACCCATCATCATCTGGTTGCCTTCCTCCTCACCTTCTTTAGGTAATCCACACCCACTCTGCCCTCCTGCCATAAAGGTTTCCCCTCAAACCTGTCAGAGCATTTTAACattcagctttttgtttttttagatgaaTTTTAATTATGTCTCTGCTTAACTGGAAAAAGTTCCAGGATAAAGTGGGAAAATTAGATTTCTAACTCTTGTGTTGCAGATttgcaaccaaaacaaaaagccTACTGGAGTTGCATAAGAGGGGATGCAGAGTGCAAAGAAAATATCAATGCAGCTGGTGTAAAAACAGTGTAAATGGATGTGGGTTGTTTATTTAGGACAAAGGTCTTCGGGGCAAGGTTAACTCAGGTCAGTTAAGATAACATGGACTACAGTAGGTATGTTGATTTCTAATCGACGGGGTAGCAAAATgtcaggtgatttttttttaactgagatGCTGCAGCAGTGCATGAGTCATATTAGTCAGCTGCTGAGTTTCAAACCTTTCTTTGTTTAGTGCCCCTCAGTCAGTGTAGTTAATCTTTAATTACAGTACTTGTGCACCAATGTCACGACACCCTTATCAGGAGCAAAGTAAAGAGTCGTCTAAAGAATAAATACTGCAGCTCAGCAGAAAAGGGAGATGCAGTTGTATTGGATTGTGCTCCATTTCCTGCTTCTTAGATAAAGATGTCCGGTGCTTCCTGAAATTTAACCTTCTGTCAAAGACAAAAGAGCATCCCCTCCAGCTGTAGAATGAACTCTGACCTGGCCACTCAACATGGAGGGTTTTTAAATAGGTCTCGCCCTTAAAGTGCTTTGACTTGCTGAGTAAagctctttctgtttctttcccaGCTATGTGTTACTGCATGCGTCCAGGAAGACATTCAGCAATGTGAAAGTGAGCATCTCAGCCCAGTGGACGCCATCTGTCCAGAATGACAGCGCACCCGCTTTCTCCCCTGGCCAGGTACTGAGAGCACAATATTATAAAAGACACAACAGTTCAGTGTCAGTCTAGATTATATCAATTACATTGTTTCttcagaaaaaatacaaacaaaatccagttttttgtatttttcaaatgCAAAGGAGgactgaaatgttgtttttaataaagtgaGATCAACtatgcagggtttttttttgttttctttccaagAACACATCACTAAAACTTTATGGTGTGCCAGAAATAGTAAAGTACTGCATCAATAAATTTTACAGTAAGTTTATGGCGGGACATAAACCCTACAgcatattttaagttttttttaactttgaaagATGGTTTTACATGTTTCTGAGTAATtaccttttcattttttaaactcctAATGTTGCACCTCAAGACAGACTTAGGTTGAGTGTTTAATGGATAACTataatcactattttttttatagtcAAATTTAATGAACAGTCAAGCCTACATGGAATAGAAGAGTGTAGATAAACCCTAAATTAATGCATGTACTGTGATAACAAGCAGGTTCCTGgcatgtttctctttttatttatatattttttactccCCACACCTCCGGTTTTCTTTAATCTTACGCTACAATAACTTCCTCAAACAGAATATATGTGGCTTCAGGCTTTTCTTGCAGTATCCTTAAATAAAAGCTTTCACTCTTATCACTGTTTTATACTATAACTGGCTACTGTACACTGTAGGCAgctttaatatacagtacaattcaACATTAAACTGACAACTAAAAAACTTTTCTTGTATCAGGTTCATGGGAAAATGTTATGACATTTAAACTTCTGTCGTAGATAAAAAAGCATGTAATAAAGTGTCTTGTCTCTGGCTGCCTCAGACATGGGAAGACAATCATCTGTTTGCAGATGAAAAGCAGGCCACTCTGTTCCTGGGAGCTCTGGACTCTATCTTTCTCTTCTCATACGCCGTGGTGAGTAGGGAATATAATTTTCTGTGTTTGATGAGCTTCTGACATTAGAGCCACAAAAACCAATAGAGCTGGCAGTGGCTTATTATGGCACGCTTTCACCTAGTGCCAAGTTAGAGCGGAGAAGAACCTGATACCTGTTGAGTTAAAATGTATTCTAAATATAAATcacataaattaaaaagaagCTCTGTGATAGATTGGCAGGCTGTCTAGTTTGTAAGATTTCCTCATTCTTGTCCACACAGGGTCTGTATTTCAGCGGCGTGATTGGGGACAGATTTAACCTGCGCTACGTGCTCTGCTTCGGCCTGTGTGGCTCTGCTGCAGTGGTGAGTACAGTAGGTTCACAGTTTGCATCTGATCCTTGATAGTGTCCCCATGTGGTCACACTCAGTGGTatcaatgtacagtatttgtattcCCAGCAGTTATAAATGAGGCTCTGGTTGCACTTCTTGTTTCTCACGCACCAAATGATTCTCCATGAAGAAGTCAAACTCCAAAATTAGATATTcaggaagtgaaaaaaaaaaattagaataaagTGCTGAAATTAATGTGAAACTCAAGCAATAATCAAAATGAGGTTCTATTTCCTCCACATTATGTGTTGTGGAATTAAAACAGCTCTTCATGTGTTTGCAGGAGTTTGTGTTTGGCACTCTGACCGAATGGCTCCACATCTACAACATTTATCTGTACTGTGGCCTGTGGGTGCTGAACGGCCTGCTGCAATCCGCCGTCTGGCCCTGCGTGGTGGCCGTCATGGGCAACTGGTTCGGCAAAGCTGGGTGTGTGATGTGACCTTTCTCTGTTtacaaaagctgttttttatCTGATGCTGCCTCTTAACTTTTACCTGTGGATATGTTTAGTCACTCGGTTCTCCAGCTTAGAAAACACTTAGTCAAGCCTGTGTCTGTCAGGTCAAACTCGCTGATACACGCCCGCACGCACACCAATAACGCACgaaacacacacgctcacactcGTACAATGACATCCATTCATCGGTCGCTGCCGCCTGAACACAGACGCCATTTAGACTCAGTTTTCCTTAGCAGCAGAACGTGTAAACATAACTTGCTGAATATAAAAATAGTCAGTGAGCCGTCTGTAAGGTTGCATTTAGTTTTAGTAAATTATAGCACGTTTTGTTGTACTTTATAAAGTCTTTGACATAGGTTTGAAAGAGatgcagtgttttaaaaaaagagagacagaaagcagagaaTCTTAGCAACTTATCACACTTGTTAAATGTCCCATAATAAATAATTGGAAagtgttttcctcatttttccAGGCGCGGCTTTGTGTTCGGACTGTGGAGCGCTTGTGCCTCCGTTGGAAACATACTGGGTGCCTTCTTGGCATCTAGCGTCCTCAAATACGGATACGAGgtgaagcaaacacacacacacacacacacacacacacacacacacacctacctgaTTGGTGCCTTTTTAACCATATTATTCTCAACGTCTAAATGCTAACACGTATTTTGGTGTGTACAGTATGCTTTCTTGGTGACATCAGTGGTGCAGTTTGCTGGTGGGGTGGTGGTGTTCTTTGGCCTGCTCACGTCTCCAAAAGAAGTCGGTAAGCAAGGAACATGGAAATATTCCAGATAGTGTGTGCGTGTACTCACACGGGTCATATTGCTACTTTCAACTGTAGAAACTGCCTGAAATAGAAGTTTGAATTCAGGCTACAGCTTTAATGTTTGTCGTGTGCATGTCAGGTCTGAGTTTGGAGTCAGAGACTGGACTCGGCCCGGTGGAGACGGACACAGACAGCCACAGACCTCTGATGAGTGACGAGGAGGGTGAGGTGGAAGTGGAGGTGTATGGCGGACGATACCAGTCGGTCCAGCAGCCGGACGAACCTCTGGCCGAGCCTCCTCAAGCCGTCAGCTTCTTGCAAGCTTTCTGTCTGCCTGGAGTGCTGCCCGTAAGTCTGCTGCTCCAGCAtgtcaagaaaaaaatgacCACACATGTGCTTTAAAGAGAATGAATGCTACAAATTCAGCTACAAAATCTGTATATGTGGTCATAGATCCGTTTTTTTAACCTCATGTGAACTCTTCTGTTTTTACTGCAGTATTCGCTGGCATATGCATGTCTGAAGCTGGTCAactactccttcttcttctggctTCCTTTCTATCTGAGCAACAACTACGGCTGGAAGGAGGCCGAGGCCGACCGTCTGTCTGTGTGGTACGACGTCGGAGGAATCATCGGTGAGCAGCAGGTTTAGCCCgtcaataaaaatcaaatttctgtgttttctgtttctttacaaaaaaaatcactttcaaTGGATATTGGTACAGGGAAAAACAGGACAGAATACACCCATTATATTTGTCTGTATGCCCTTTTCTCTTTAATATAACAGTAATTATCCTTaaagtttgagtgacagctgtttttgttttctctttttgtctttttctatcttttttggGGGCTTTGTCTCAGGTGGAACACTTCAGGGTCTGATCTCTGACTTCATGGGAAAGAGAGCACCGGTGTTGGCCATGAGTCTGGCGATGGCGATGGGAGCTCTGGTTGGATACAGCAGTGAGTACACACGTCATCAAATAGCATTTGCTAGAGTATAGGAGTCTAATGTCTTTTCCACAATTGCCTATTTGCATTTTGACTcacctcccttcttctcctccctccttctcagaCTCGCCTAATGACCAGGTGATCAATGCAGCGCTGTTGGCTACCACCGGCTTCTTTATCGGCGGCCCATCCAACATGATCAGCTCGGCCATATCTGCCGACTTGGGGAGACAGGAGGCTCTCAGGGGCAGTCAGGAGGCTCTGGCTACCGTTACCGGCATAGTGGACGGAACTGGAAGTATAGGAGCTGCTGGGGGACAGGTAAACAAAGATACAGAATGTTTCATGCAATGCAACATGGAAAGCCATTATGCTTTTACATAAAATCATGTAAAAGGAACTTTAATTTATATCTCCATCACCCTCTAGTACCTGGTGTCCCTGATTGAGAGCAGGCTGGGCTGGATGTATGTGTTCTACTTCTTTGTGGTCATGGTAAGATCATTTCCTGAAATCACTTATCATTATCACAGGGGACATTCATACAGCTTCTTACTTTACAGTTGACTGACTGTAAAGTAAGTTGACTGACTCAGTACATTAATGTGTGGAGTATGTTTTCAATGggtgtaaaataaaatgcatttagcAGCTGATATTTTTGGATGGATCCAACACCACGAATGAACAAAACACTAATTCATACCCATGTGCTTACATTACAGACAGGGGGCAGCATTGTCTTCATCACTCCACTGCTCCTCAAGGAGGTGCGCGCCATGTGGAGAGACCGACAAGCACTGCAGCGCCAGCTGTGAAAGCCTCAACATCTGCCAGGTGTAAAGTTTTATCTCATCACTGACAACACAGCAGGGTCCTCAGAAACTGCTCTTTGGGTGAGTTTTGGGATGCGGAGAGCCACAGCAGTGAAGGTGCCCTGGAGTTTGGAGAGTCTCCTAACACCCATGTGCACAGGCTTACAGTTTGAATGCAAAACTGACGTCTTATCTACACACTAgcctaaaatgtaaatatacacCTCCTGTAGGACGAATGCAAGGATTTAAAGCTGAAGTGCCTGATTGAAAGAAGCTTTCAGGTCTTGCAGGGCCATCACAGAATGAacttgtgtatatatattaggTTTTAAATGGTTGTAAATACTTTTTACATGCACTATAGTTGTACTTGAATCTAGATCAAACAATTTGGACTTTTAACCCAGGAGTTGTTAacttctggtttctggtttcttctGGCCCTTGGAAACATTTCTGGGTTCAGAATTGCCTAAAGAAtgtgattaatcattttgatcTTGAAATGTATTGTCAGCTTTTGTACATATGTATAATGTTTTAggtcaaaataatgaatattgCACTCTGGGACTGATCAAGAATAATTGAGCAAAGTCTGAAAAGATTTTAGTGAACAGCTAAGATCTTAAGAGTTTTGGTAAACTTTCACCTCACAgccactttctttctcttctttacaTTTGAATGTAATCAGGGTTAGAAACTGTACTGTAAAGTATTTTCtttggtgggggtgggggtgggggtggggggtgggggggggcagggtcCTCTCATTACTGTATATGTGTCAATCACTTTTTTTGTTCATCATTCCGGTTTCCCTTCCTGTTCACTGGAATGTTTTTTTAGTGttactgacagaaacacactcagTCTTCATCTCTGACATTTTTGGTTCACATTGCAGCAACACTTTTCAGTACTAACCATAT comes from the Scomber japonicus isolate fScoJap1 chromosome 23, fScoJap1.pri, whole genome shotgun sequence genome and includes:
- the slc37a3 gene encoding sugar phosphate exchanger 3, with amino-acid sequence MPPSCCGCLSQYTHHHLVAFLLTFFSYVLLHASRKTFSNVKVSISAQWTPSVQNDSAPAFSPGQTWEDNHLFADEKQATLFLGALDSIFLFSYAVGLYFSGVIGDRFNLRYVLCFGLCGSAAVEFVFGTLTEWLHIYNIYLYCGLWVLNGLLQSAVWPCVVAVMGNWFGKAGRGFVFGLWSACASVGNILGAFLASSVLKYGYEYAFLVTSVVQFAGGVVVFFGLLTSPKEVGLSLESETGLGPVETDTDSHRPLMSDEEGEVEVEVYGGRYQSVQQPDEPLAEPPQAVSFLQAFCLPGVLPYSLAYACLKLVNYSFFFWLPFYLSNNYGWKEAEADRLSVWYDVGGIIGGTLQGLISDFMGKRAPVLAMSLAMAMGALVGYSNSPNDQVINAALLATTGFFIGGPSNMISSAISADLGRQEALRGSQEALATVTGIVDGTGSIGAAGGQYLVSLIESRLGWMYVFYFFVVMTGGSIVFITPLLLKEVRAMWRDRQALQRQL